The Aestuariibius sp. HNIBRBA575 nucleotide sequence AATGTCCAGCGGTTCAGCGCGGGTTTTGATCACGGCGATGTTCTGGGGGTGGCAGTTTTCATCGACAAAGAAGGCCTTGGCCTTGGATTTACCGGCCCTCTTGGCCATTGTCATGGCCTCGGCCGCTGCCGTGGATTCATCGAGCAGGGATGCGTTGGCGATGTCGAGCCCGGTCAAATCGCTGACCATGGTTTGGTAATTCAACAGCGCCTCAAGCCGGCCTTGGGAAATTTCCGGCTGATAGGGGGTGTAAGCCGTGTACCAGGCTGGGTTTTCCAGAATGTTGCGCAGGATCGGCGCCGGTGTGGCAGTGCCGTAATAGCCCTGACCAATCAGGGATGTCAGGACTTTGTTTTTGCCCGCGACCTGTTTCATGTGGTGCAAAGCGTCACGTTCTGACAGGGCCGGCCCCCATTCCAGCGGATCCTGCTGGCGGATGCTGACCGGCACCGTGGCGTCGATCAGTTGATCCAGTGTTTTAAATCCGATGACCTGCAACATATCCGCCATTTCTTGCGGGCTTGGCCCGATATGACGGCGATTGGCGAAATCATAGGCTGCGTAATCGGTCAGTTTAAAGGTCATCGGTCTGTTCCTTATCCGATCAGGGCTTTGTAGGCGTCGGCATCCATCAGATCATCCAGCTGGGATGGGTCGGACAGTTTGACTTTGTAGATCCACGCGCCGCTTTCTGGGCTTTCGTTGATCATGGCGGGGTTGCCTTCCAGTTCTTCGTTGGCTTCGACCACTTCGCAATCCACAGGCGCATAGATTTCGGACGCGGCTTTCACGCTTTCGATCACGCCGATATCGTCGCCTTTGGCAAATTCGTCGCCTTCTTCTTTCAGCTCAACAAACACGATGTC carries:
- the gcvH gene encoding glycine cleavage system protein GcvH gives rise to the protein MATTYYSEDHEWIEVDGDIATIGITEHAAVQLGDIVFVELKEEGDEFAKGDDIGVIESVKAASEIYAPVDCEVVEANEELEGNPAMINESPESGAWIYKVKLSDPSQLDDLMDADAYKALIG